From one Deinococcus ruber genomic stretch:
- a CDS encoding type IV pilus twitching motility protein PilT: MIQVTSDNIGTVLDELTSAGASDIQFKTGQPPLIGLQGAWTPQTHYEILTGQVVENIHEKLCHDQRYKQIPEKGPWDADYRTSTATSNFRVSGGKELGRPYLVLRPLPRDIPDFSKLKLLDDVLGPPPGTGHLTDGFRHALHQKRGLILVTGPTGSGKSTTLASFVNHVNQTRPYNIITIEDPVEFMFRSQKSHILQREVGRDTDSFSSALRASLRQKPDIILVGEMRDAETIDAAFRAAATGHLVMSTLHNNEAAQTVERIINEFPAGQQTRVRHQLSEVLVGIFAQQLVPTLDGGRQIILESMVLTPEMRTTLRPKPAGEGADNYLQGLRDSMVVKSPYGNRTMDSELKRAVKNNVISEEVAREFAIQLGQWDKERA, translated from the coding sequence ATGATCCAGGTCACAAGCGACAACATCGGCACGGTCCTCGACGAGCTCACCAGCGCTGGTGCCAGCGACATTCAGTTCAAGACCGGCCAACCCCCCCTCATCGGTCTCCAGGGCGCCTGGACCCCCCAGACGCACTACGAGATCCTCACCGGTCAGGTCGTCGAGAACATCCACGAAAAGCTCTGTCACGATCAGCGCTACAAACAGATTCCCGAGAAAGGCCCCTGGGACGCGGACTACCGTACCAGCACCGCCACCAGCAACTTCCGTGTTTCTGGTGGCAAAGAGCTGGGGCGACCGTACCTGGTGCTGCGCCCCCTCCCACGTGACATCCCCGACTTCAGCAAACTCAAGCTGCTGGATGACGTGCTCGGCCCGCCCCCCGGCACCGGGCATCTTACCGACGGCTTCCGGCACGCCCTGCACCAGAAGCGTGGCCTGATCCTCGTGACCGGCCCTACCGGAAGCGGCAAAAGTACCACCCTGGCGAGCTTCGTCAACCACGTCAACCAGACCCGGCCCTACAACATCATCACCATCGAAGACCCGGTCGAGTTCATGTTCCGCAGCCAGAAGAGCCACATCCTTCAGCGTGAAGTCGGCCGCGACACCGACTCGTTCAGCAGCGCCCTGCGCGCGTCCCTACGGCAGAAACCCGACATCATCCTGGTGGGCGAGATGCGCGACGCCGAAACCATCGACGCCGCCTTTCGCGCCGCCGCCACCGGCCATCTGGTGATGAGCACGCTGCACAACAACGAGGCCGCCCAGACGGTCGAACGCATCATCAATGAATTCCCTGCCGGGCAGCAGACCCGCGTGCGACACCAGCTGAGTGAAGTGCTGGTGGGCATCTTCGCGCAGCAGTTGGTGCCGACGCTGGACGGCGGGCGGCAGATCATCCTCGAATCGATGGTGCTCACCCCGGAAATGCGCACCACCCTGCGCCCCAAGCCCGCGGGCGAAGGCGCAGACAACTATCTGCAGGGGTTACGCGACAGCATGGTCGTCAAAAGTCCGTATGGGAACCGCACGATGGACAGCGAACTCAAACGCGCCGTGAAGAATAACGTCATCTCTGAGGAGGTGGCGCGTGAATTCGCCATCCAGCTCGGGCAGTGGGACAAGGAACGGGCATGA
- a CDS encoding HD domain-containing protein, translated as MSLVIPGSLHSLVLQVEPHHAAKVATLAREAAPRLGLDPALAWAAGFLHDLGKLSLPVQVLEAARPLAGPNGRWCRAIRWRGR; from the coding sequence ATGTCACTTGTCATTCCCGGTTCGCTGCATTCGTTAGTGCTCCAGGTTGAGCCACACCACGCGGCAAAGGTCGCTACATTGGCACGAGAGGCCGCGCCCAGGCTGGGTCTTGACCCAGCGTTGGCATGGGCGGCAGGGTTTCTGCATGACCTGGGGAAGTTGAGTCTTCCGGTACAGGTGCTTGAGGCAGCGAGACCACTCGCGGGTCCGAATGGTCGGTGGTGCAGGGCCATCCGGTGGAGGGGGAGATGA
- a CDS encoding GspE/PulE family protein, which yields MTLTTYPADQFKEPFAEALAQYGHAVADLVHPTASPIALARRRGIPESHLTGAFQLINYPIAQDAQREPNTPNLYIGLYQDSRVYAGDDPFDEEAQDFAGGPVAFHPQAPGTPPPALSRPVITAPEAERPMRTIMDALHVLGFGEITPTELTEPNFQLTLLQTGRITHEQLAQAYARYANLQYIDPKRNPPHTDVRGALSSYLINNYKIIPYSKDGNTLTVLVSDPTDTYNLVAVQDEAQHLEIKVAVASAVEIDQLLRTLYRRADQDEQLRREASERPQFTDDAQSAADPNNPVTQRIHGALEDAVANEASDVHFQPERGGVMIRERVHGNLIPRGQIPSALAIQLINQLKMMSGMSIESRVPQDKRLNLPMTIRGAPQLVRLRVSSLPSQHGDSVVMRVLPEVHTLPALDATGFSPANLALLQQATEAANGMILVTGPTGSGKTTLMHTILRGLNDHRRKIMTIEDPIEYEQPLMVQTEIRRSDDPNNDLSFARVLRSILRQDPDIIFVGEIRDSETAGIAVQAAQTGHLLLSTLHTNSAFATISRLMDLNVPPYLIGESLRVVASQRLVGQPCPECSEEGPMPEAYAPFKGATMLQGTGVKDGAPCPYCHGTGDYKRLPVHEVLAITPDIRKAITAGDLQAIEALARVGGFRSLLEDGLAKVAAHKLNLSRVLELKNTNDTRP from the coding sequence ATGACCTTGACCACCTACCCGGCCGATCAGTTCAAGGAACCCTTCGCAGAGGCGCTGGCCCAGTACGGTCATGCGGTCGCCGATCTCGTGCACCCCACTGCCTCCCCCATCGCCCTCGCACGGCGGCGCGGTATTCCCGAAAGCCACCTCACGGGCGCCTTTCAGCTCATCAACTACCCGATTGCCCAGGACGCCCAGCGCGAACCCAACACCCCGAACCTGTATATCGGTCTCTACCAGGACAGCCGGGTGTATGCAGGCGACGATCCATTCGACGAAGAAGCGCAGGACTTCGCGGGCGGCCCGGTGGCGTTTCATCCGCAAGCGCCCGGCACCCCACCCCCCGCGTTGTCCAGGCCAGTGATCACCGCCCCAGAGGCCGAACGGCCGATGCGCACCATCATGGATGCCCTGCATGTGCTGGGCTTCGGCGAGATCACCCCAACAGAGCTGACTGAGCCGAACTTCCAGCTCACGCTGCTGCAGACCGGCCGCATCACCCACGAACAGCTCGCGCAAGCCTACGCCCGCTACGCCAACCTGCAGTACATCGACCCAAAACGCAACCCCCCGCACACCGATGTCCGCGGGGCGCTCTCCAGCTACCTGATCAACAACTACAAGATCATCCCCTACAGCAAAGACGGCAACACCCTCACCGTCCTGGTCTCCGACCCCACCGACACCTACAACCTCGTCGCCGTGCAGGACGAAGCCCAGCATCTCGAGATCAAAGTCGCGGTCGCCAGCGCCGTCGAAATCGACCAGCTGCTCCGCACGCTCTATCGCCGGGCCGATCAGGACGAACAACTCCGGCGCGAAGCGTCCGAGCGCCCCCAGTTCACCGACGACGCCCAGAGCGCCGCCGATCCCAACAACCCCGTCACCCAGCGCATTCACGGTGCCCTCGAAGATGCCGTGGCGAACGAGGCCTCCGACGTCCACTTCCAGCCGGAACGCGGCGGCGTCATGATCCGCGAGCGCGTCCACGGCAACCTCATCCCCCGCGGCCAGATCCCCAGCGCCCTCGCCATCCAGCTGATCAACCAGCTCAAGATGATGTCCGGCATGAGCATCGAGTCGCGCGTCCCCCAGGACAAGCGTCTCAACCTCCCCATGACCATCCGCGGTGCGCCCCAACTGGTCCGCCTGCGCGTCAGCTCCCTCCCCTCCCAGCACGGCGACAGCGTCGTGATGCGTGTCCTGCCGGAAGTCCACACCCTCCCCGCCCTCGATGCCACGGGCTTCTCCCCCGCCAACCTCGCCCTGCTCCAGCAGGCCACCGAAGCCGCCAATGGCATGATCCTGGTCACTGGCCCCACTGGCAGCGGCAAGACCACCCTGATGCACACCATCCTGCGCGGGCTGAACGATCACCGCCGCAAGATCATGACCATCGAAGACCCCATCGAATACGAGCAGCCGCTGATGGTCCAGACGGAAATCCGCCGCAGTGACGACCCCAATAACGACCTGTCGTTCGCCCGCGTGCTCCGCAGCATCCTGCGTCAGGACCCCGACATCATCTTCGTGGGCGAAATCCGCGACAGCGAGACCGCTGGCATCGCTGTACAGGCCGCCCAGACCGGCCATCTGCTGCTCAGCACCCTGCACACCAACAGCGCCTTCGCCACCATCAGCCGCCTGATGGACCTGAATGTCCCCCCCTACTTGATTGGCGAGAGCCTGCGGGTAGTGGCGTCGCAGCGCCTGGTCGGTCAGCCCTGCCCGGAATGCAGCGAGGAAGGCCCCATGCCTGAAGCGTATGCCCCGTTCAAGGGCGCCACGATGCTCCAGGGCACCGGCGTGAAAGACGGCGCACCCTGCCCGTACTGCCACGGGACGGGTGACTACAAACGTCTTCCCGTCCATGAGGTCCTGGCCATTACCCCGGACATCCGCAAAGCCATTACTGCCGGCGACCTGCAGGCCATCGAAGCGCTCGCCCGGGTCGGCGGCTTCCGCTCCCTTCTGGAAGACGGCCTCGCCAAAGTCGCCGCACACAAACTCAACCTCTCACGCGTCCTGGAACTCAAAAACACCAACGACACCCGGCCCTGA
- the pilO gene encoding type 4a pilus biogenesis protein PilO — translation MNTREFLPTLAVLLIGGLVVTQLTLPPLQSALSQRDALNTDIQALQQAVQALPQETQRHQQLQAEFDALKSNLPDAEHLPSVLQTLSETAHALNVRTGRINRSVRPSSLPGVTAIDLDMTLLGSYARTQAYIQTLARLPRAYTTRSLTLSAGENGLVAGTLKLTTYTRDTNALAVVMTPASTLQPPPSTSPSTRPTPLPSTSSTSGASGSTPTATASITSTPLGGSQ, via the coding sequence ATGAACACCCGTGAATTCCTCCCCACCCTCGCGGTCCTGCTGATCGGCGGCCTGGTCGTCACCCAACTCACCCTCCCCCCACTCCAGTCAGCCCTCAGCCAGCGCGACGCCCTGAACACCGACATTCAGGCACTCCAGCAGGCAGTCCAGGCATTGCCCCAGGAAACCCAACGCCACCAGCAGCTCCAGGCGGAATTCGATGCCCTGAAAAGCAATCTGCCGGATGCTGAGCATCTCCCGAGTGTCCTCCAGACGCTCTCCGAAACCGCCCACGCGCTGAATGTCCGCACGGGCCGCATCAACCGCAGTGTGCGCCCCAGCAGTCTGCCCGGCGTCACCGCCATCGACCTGGACATGACGCTGCTCGGCAGCTATGCCCGCACCCAGGCGTACATCCAGACCCTCGCCCGCCTCCCCCGCGCCTACACCACCCGCAGCCTCACGCTATCGGCCGGTGAGAACGGCCTGGTGGCGGGCACGCTGAAACTGACCACCTACACCCGTGATACCAACGCGCTCGCGGTCGTCATGACCCCCGCCAGCACGCTCCAACCACCTCCCAGCACATCCCCGTCGACGCGGCCCACGCCCCTCCCAAGTACGTCTTCCACGTCAGGAGCAAGCGGCAGCACACCGACGGCCACCGCTTCGATCACGTCCACGCCCCTAGGAGGCTCGCAGTGA